The following is a genomic window from Anopheles aquasalis chromosome 3, idAnoAquaMG_Q_19, whole genome shotgun sequence.
ATCGCCCGGCGGAAGGGCTTTCCTCCCGTGGAGAAGaaggtcgttgtcgtcgtcgtcgaccaaGACGTCGCTCTCGCAGGGAAAAGTGCGTACGGATGGTGCGCCGACAGTCTTTTGGAGACTTTCTCCACAGCAGGAGAGGAGTAGAAACGAGATGCACTGGTTACTACGATCGAGCAAATAGCACCCATTTGCTCTGTCTACTCTCTACATGTGTTGCTGCATGTGTTGCTTGgatgaaacaatagaaaagaGCGGAAAACAGTGGAAGTGACTTCTTTGAGACAAAAAATCCGCTAGATGGCGTCGCCCCTCCGAAGGGGCTGGAATCTCAAGCATTTCCAGAGCAGCAACTCAATACTATGCTCCCGCCACATTCCCACACTcatggttgctgcgatgcagCAGTACCATCCTTCGCCAGGACCTTGGGATCACCGCCACCAGGATacggtgcgctcggtgcggTTCAATAGTTATCTCCGGGGATTCGGTGGCTCGATAAAAACCGGAAAACCCATTTGTTCGTTCCCTCATTCCCGGCTAGCGGCCCATTGCCTGTGCGACTGTGCGAAGACCGTAGAATGTAGCTTACCGGTGGCGAAGGAGTTATCTTTGCTGCAAACCCTTGCACCACCACGCTAGGCTTCTCAGGTGTTCCGCACAGGCATtagccaacaacagcaagggaggaagagagagagagcgagcgagggagtgggtggtggtactgCGACAGCgcgcccgcaccaccaccctccgagTTTAGTGACGAAGGAAACCCGCGCCCTACTTTGGGCGAGCGGGGGTGGCACGATGGCGACATGCGGTTGGCTGTCGATGGTCTGTTGTCGATGTCGACTaactgctgcttgctgctgctgctgcttgctgcttgggCATCGATTGAAAGCGAAGAAGGCCTGGGGGCGGCGTGCCGGGCTAGTTTCCGTTTCCCGTGGGCGGATTTTAcgcctctctctatctttttctctccctcactTGGTTGTCTTCCACACCGTTGCTCTGTGTTGCGGTGTGTCTCCATCGATGTTACATCgtcgttatgctgctgccacggcaCTACGACCTGTGGCCCGTAACAGACTCCACCGCCGGTGGCTGCCTTggagaacatcatcatccggacACGAAGCTCGAATCTgaagcaaatgaaacgaaaaaaaatctgcagcTGCCAAAACGACAGCCAGCCTCCAAGTGTCTTTTGAAGTCTGGCGCCTTTGAGGGGGTGGGATGGGGGAAGCTAGATAAGCTGATGTGTTGACCACGGCAAATGATGGTCGCGAATGGACGACGGGCCTGGGCTTACCTTTGCTCTTTTCGGCAGCCGCGGATTAGCAGCGTTAGCGCGGGGAGCCATGCGAGGCCATTCCGATGGGTGATCGTGTGGTGAAGCATGGTCCGAAGCGAAACCAGTTCCACACTTCGGCTCCCACACTCTTAGacaatcgatcggtcgattggCAGCTGGTAGTAGCAGAGAGGATCGCGCTATGGATGCCCCTCACGAGATGCGGTCCTCTTGCGAGTTTGGCGGAATTCGATCGATTACTGGACGAGAATGCTCCTCCCTAGAGCTTGAAGAAGAACTGAATTCATTATTGGCGCGTcgacaaccgatcgatcgtccgaTTCTTGGGCCACTGCGAATCCTCGCCGAGTATGAATTGTGAGAATACGTCGCGGAGAGAGCCGGGACAAAATGGAATGATGGAACGGGAATCTCCGGACCCGGCGAACGGAAGCGGAAGTTATGTCGCCCTTTTTCTTGGCcagataatgatgatgctcgatgatgatgctcgtcgATAACGTGGGGCGGGCAGTAGAAGCCGCTGGGGCATTCCAAGATGCGAAAAAGGCGCGTGGTGTAATGTGCCAGCTagccttctgcttctgctgctgctgctgtgtttgttGGTATGTTTGGTATTCCAAATGCCATATTCGGTCGGACGAGGATAGAGAAATTTATGCAGAATTCATTGGGAGAACGTGATACCATGTGGGCCGATGTGGGGCTCTGTTGTAGCAGCTGCTGTTTTGCCGccgcctactactactactggtgCTGGAAGAGATGGTTCTCCGCTCGGGTGTGTGCCAGAGAATGGAGAGGAATTTTAATCTCATGTAAAAGAAGCGCAAAAGATGCAGAACTACTTCAAGAACTGTATTCTGAAGGACTCTCTATCAGTCTCTGGCAATTTTCGAGAGGAAATAGACCGGAAAACGTTTAGTTTAAACAAATGAGGAGAGGGGTCCCCATTCCGTTGGCTACGTTCCCAGAAACCAGCGCCCAGACAGGATaaagcgaaacaacgaaaagacGCTTGAGCTCATCTCCAGAAGAGAgttctggcagcagcaggccccAAAGACCGCCTTTACCGGCAACGTCTTGGCAGAAAAGTCCCGAATTCTAGACTAGAAGTGAAGATATCGACATTGACGCCAAAAAACATGGCATAACACAAAGCGCCGCACGTAAGTCAGAATCATCATCTGGCTGGCGACTGGCGGCGAATAGTGCATGCCAAGCTGGATTGCGATTGGACCGCGAGTGTTTGGCCGAGGCcacattttaaaaatagtttacaGTGTCTCAACGGTCCATTTCCATCTGACGGATGGAGCGTTGTTGCAGTAGCGGCGTGCCAAATGCAGTTTtgtgcagttgcagcagcgcgCAGTATTCATTCGCAGATGGCCTAAAAGATGATTGAGATGGTTCGAAATTGTCTACCGACAGATGGATGAGGTCATCCCAATTGTTTTGCATGTTAGAGTCACTGTAGCCATTACTCAAACTTTCTGTTAATCAACTGTTCTGTTGCGGCGCAATTATGGCGCGCGATTAGCAGTAGCCTTTATCAAGGCCAGACGGATCATGGGCCTGTGTAAAATGCATTCCTTTTCGACTGTTCCCACCGGGGTGTGCCACTTGTTCAGTGAGATGAGTAAACACACTTGTACTTGGACGTGTAGTAGCGATAGTCGAGCCCTCCCTGCCTGCTGAATCATAGTTCATCCACTCCAAGAACCACAGCTGCTGATAGCACTTTATCATGCGGCGACTTCTCCCATCGGCGACTCGTGCGCCGAATGACTCGTGCGACTCGCGTGCCTCGCGCTGCGTTATCCAATCCAAAAAAAACTACGGCTAAGACGCTGGAAGGTCGCAATGAGTAAGCACAGCAGCCGGCGTGTGGTGAGGTCCACCCTGATATGCTCTATCGTCGACTTTTGCGTCTTGCGCGTGGCTGGAAGCGGAATCGGAGTAATGCTCTTGCTTACTGATATGCTCGTGGCCCATTTTTCAGATACTCCATATCGAAGCTGACTAAACAGCAGCTAAAAGTAGTCAGAAGTGCTGACTGTAAGTCCAAGATTTGCGTCGCAAAAAGTGAACAAATAGGCCGAGCGGAGCCGATCAGTCGATGTGGCCATATGGCGGTGCGGGGAATGATTGTTCTATTTTTACCGCAATCTTGGCTCCACCAAAGGAAGGGGGGTGATCGCTGGTGAGCAAGCCAGCCACAgccctcgtcatcatcatcatctcggctGATCAAGCGGAGCGCTCGGCCAGGGGCgcgcgacgatgatgctgaccTGGCCGGCGCGCGATAAGCGTCAATTTGTTGTTTGAACTGAAAGCGCTCGCCAATGAGTATTGGGgccaattgttgttgtttgtttctatGGGATAGTTGCTCAAACGGTAATGATCGCGAATAGAGTGGTGGAAAGACAATGGAAATGGCGGTTCTCTACGATACGTAGTCTTCAAATACTGTAGGAAGACTTCGATCAAGCGAAAATATCGACAATGATAACAACATTTTCTGGACTTATTGAAGAGGTAAGAGTTGTTCATTTGCGCTTCGTCCGGATTCGTCATGCAAAATACCCGTTTATTCCTCTACATCGAATGTCCGAGATCATCCCAGATTCGTGAGGATCTTGTTGACAAAGCGGTCCCTTGTTTCGCCTTCCTAATGAGCAAAGTAAGACAGACATTCCTGGCCTGATCCGATTCCGATATGCATTTGCTCTCTGCTTCACTTCCTAATGTCCCTACGGTGCGCTGTTGTAAGGTTGTGTGTCTGTTCTGGTCAAGAAGAACAGCGCCACGCCATCCACTTGAGATGATGTTTGGCGAACGCTACGCCCGCTGCACGTCATAAACTCgatcgcttctctctctctctctttccgtcaCGTGTTGAACAATGAAATCTGCGGAATCTTGTTGCGAAGTGGATTATCTCGCAGCTCGAACACGGTGAAGGGGATGCCCTTTATGAATTGCAATCGTCTGCTGCGCATCTTGACGTCGCTTCAACGCTGGTCTCTGGGCTGGATGCTGTCATCTCGGCCCCAGTGCTCCGGTCATCAGCAGCTGCCAGTACAGTAGCAACACCGATCAAGATCATCCAAGGAGAGAGCTCGGGCGAGGGTCATGGGATGAAGTTttaggaagaaaacaaaaaatcaataaacatttCTTTTGCTGTGGCAGCGCGCAACGTGTCAGATTTGATCCGTTCGTCGAATTCAATCGTAGCAGGCGGGCGGCACGTTTTGCGCTCTGCTTTGGCTCCGTTTCGTGGAACAATCGGTCAGCTAATGTGAACCACCCTAATCCCTATCATTGAGGGTCCACGCTTCATCAACACTGATAGCGTAGCCAGCATCTCGCGTCAACCAGCGTCCGTACACTCAATTAAACGGGAAATAACAGCGCATCAAAATCCGGGAGCAGTGAATGTGTTGACGTGTCCCCTGCCATGCCATCAAGCGATGGCGTGGGCCGGAGAATCGGGAATTTTATGTtgatggtttatgttttgctgagcagaatcaaaagaaagaagcgggGAATACCAGCCGGAACACAGTGTCTAATGGTTTTTTTCTGCATGATGGGAACCCGATCACCGATAACTGACGAAAGATAACCAAATTGTCGTTACGACGGTGTCTTCGTCGTTTAGCCGactggaatcgattttccatcaatctctggagcagaaaaaaagcaataaaaaccCTCATTAGCAGCAAGTACGCGCGCGGTTCTTCATGCTAGGTGGAAAGCTGCTCGCATACAATCGTAATGCTTCGCGTAACGGGCGTTGATAGAGACATTCCATGTGCGGTCACTGTGATGGGGGGATATGGAAGGTACGATTCAAtactaaagagagagagagagagtctgtcggtgtgtgtttagCTAGCTTGTTATCCTGGCTTCAAAATGTCTTAATACTGTACAGTCCATTTGGTATTCAacaatggctggctggctggctggtgatggtgatgatactGAGCCTCCGAGAAAGCTCCTCCAGTCTGGTTCTGTTATCGCCTATCTGTCTCGCGCTCGctgtctctccctttttctatCTCTCCGTGGGAAGCTGTGGATCGATGGACCAAAAGGGAAAAGCTCCACTTTGGAGTGTTCAAACCAGGAGATTTTGCGAGAATTCCATGAAGATCTCCACGACCATCCCTGAGAGCAGAGGGAGTCTGCTGTGTTGTGAGCGCGCATGCACACAATTGTTTTGGGAAATTCGCGCCCCTTTCgatgcctgtatgtgtgtgttcggtGTCTGTGataaaaggggaaagaaaatgagCTTTTCCACCAGGAGACACAAGACacatgggagagagagagagctctcgAAAATGCTCGCCAAAATCTGCTCGTCCAGAGCTCTTCTCCACGTTTGTCTCGTTGTCAGCGGATGAGCATAATTTTCCCCTCCCAAAATCTAACGAAGGTTAAAGAGCACACCAAGGGTGCGCTAGGGAAACTCCGggaaatgcaataaataataGTAGAAAAGCAGGTAGCGTAAACTACTACTGGGTGTCGTCGCCCAAAACAATGACCATCGCTTAATCGCTCCTGGTGTGTTTATATACACCTTGCTGAAGTCTCGTTCGTTTAGGATGTCCACACCGGAATGGGGAGAACGATGTGAAAGgatattctctctctccgttgaACCGTCTGCTGatgtgtttccattttgtgaGCTCTGGTAGGAGAAGAGTTCTCTTCTCATCAATGCGCCTCTGTCGGTGTGTAagctcgtcctgctgctgtcgaagTGTTTAAtgtgcagcgcagcagctaGAGGAAGCTCTTCTGTGCGGATTCCGGTCCACGTCCAAGTCGGAAGTGGCAGATTACTACATAATACTGCATTGCCTTCATCTCGCACGAACCGAACGCGcaccgttcgtccgttcgttcgtgcgctTAGTTTTAGATAGTCGTCCAAGtagtcatcgccgtcgtcgtcgtcgtccggagTAGTGTTTCGCCTGGTTTCGGATGCTGCAGAAGAACGGGTGGTCCTGGTTaattgtttccgtttcgaagCATTGGTATTCGTAACGCGCGCACTGGATCCTTCCAGGAATTGACGTACAAGGTATGACTTCTCGGAAGTCCAAAGGGCCAAAGGGCTTGTCGATTCAATTGTCTCGCTCCGTTGTTCTCTTGCGATAGCCTGTGTTGAGGTCAACCCAGCGTGTGTATCGATCAAAAACCAGCACCCAAAGGGCACATACCAGACGATcgcagtgcgtgcgtgcgggtgTGTAAAGGTAAAGAGACCTGTCTGATTACCTGAAAGAAGGTCCTCTCTGTTGCTGAACAATCATGAACTCCTCTGTGaggcgctgatgatgatgaccccATCGTGGTGTGCGGTGTCGTGTCGTCCCATTGGATTGGATACGTCTCAGAAGGCGGTTGCTCTTGGCAAATTGCAAGCGATCCTtctacaaatcgatactctgttgtgttgtgtgcggtgtggtggtgttcgaTGTCTTCCATATCCCGTTGTTTCACGGTTTCTCCCCGTTCCCTGttatttttttcgctcttcaACCGTGAAGTGGTCTAGAACACTCCACCCGCAGGGATAAGGCAGTTGTTATATCGCGCGCTAGGTGATGTTGTTGGGTGCGGTGAGGCGCGACACGCGTAATTGAGTTAggattgcttttcttttttccgtttctttttttggggtaaaTCCCTCGAAAACGGGAGCTCTTCGGTGTCTGGATGTAGGTGTGTCCGCTTTGTGTCGAACGAACGCGGGACGGAAGGAGGAGCGGTCTTTGTGATGAAATCGTGCCTCCACCGAAACCCTCGGTTCGGTCCTGTCAGTGATGCGTTATCAGTGTTACGCAATTTGACGCAAGCCTCGCGTAGTAACGCATCGCAAAATCGATACACCAGCCAGCGGGCGGGTGGTGGGGTGGAGGATGACTCCGAGCATTATGTCTAACACATTAACGAGCATGACTGTGCACAGGGAGAtagtggaagaggaagagagagagagggagttgtTCGGAAACTAGGACAACTTCCAGAAAGACGTCACACATCTCCATGTGATTCACGACGCATACTACTCCTCTCGCCACGTAAACCATTCGGCGGGCTGACTGTGCATCGTCCTCTGCATGCATATCCCTGCATTGACGTCACTGACTTTGGAGTATGAAGTTGACGTTTTTTTGGAGGACATTTCGGGGACGTTTTCATCAATTTGTTATCGATTATTGTTACTAAttgtttcgtggttttttttgtaccaTTCCAGAAGTCCAACAATCAGAATACAAACCTCGACAGTAGTTCATCGTTCAGCGCCGGTCAGAATGATATCTACATCGATGATGACGGTCTGCAAGGTTCTGGAAGCCGGGGAGAAGTAAGTGGATCGGTTCGAACAGCATCTTCAACATGCAGCACCCAAGATTTTAATACGCGCACGACCTCTTACGTATGTTTCTCTGGTTTACGCTTTGCAGGTACATGATGATCTAGAGaaagaagacgacgaagcGTCCGGTTCCGGGTtcggggacgacgacgaagattcCACCGCACGTCGCacgtcctcttcgtcgtcctcgtcgtcctcgtcgtcgtcatcgtcgggcAGCAACGTGAACCACATCCTGCACAGTGATAACCTGCCCGGTTCAGGTGAtcatgatgataatgatctCTACACAGACACCAACCTATCCGAAGTTGATCCAtcgaccaccgacgacgaagatagtcagttttgttttgcatggctttatttctttaattttaaaccACCCATCCTCCGTACACGCCcacccacacccaccaccaccactcctcAGCGTGTCTCATGATCATCGGTGCGCCGCCATGATCAGAGCGCGCTCAGGTAGCAGCCAGCCGCCGCCACAGTCGTCGACGAACGAAACCCGCAGGCACTACGCAGAATGGTTTCTTTCGTCGCCGCGGCCCAGCAACATCGCGCATTTCATGcttttccccttcccctttgcAACAGTGTGGCTACAAGCTGTTTAGCTATACTCTGTTGTAGAGCGGTGGGGAAACAAGCCAAAGCAAAAAACGGATACACTgtcaaacataaaaaacataaatccaatcgaatgtatacgaaaaaaaaggtccggAAAAGCATACACACTACCATCCTTCTTAAAACGCGAAAGTCTTAGGCAAATTTCTAGCAGCAACGGCCTGCATCAGGCGTTGTAATCCATTTGCGCGCGTCCGGTACGAAACACTGCGCGTCGATTGCAGATTGTGCGCCcacctttcgctctcttttacTCCATCTACTACTGATCTTGACCCTGTGTTTCCCACCgtattttcttttactttacGACTGACTATTTCATCGTCTTCGGCCGTTTGCCGTTctgttgtttccgttttccgatagtttttttttctttctttctcttttgtttcgtttgttccgTGTAACACGAGCGTTCGTTCTGTcttgattgaatttgattccgttcctttcttctgctcttgTTCTTGCTCCTACTAATCGATGTTTTTTGGATTACGAAGTTTGTTGTTCCATCAGAAATGATAGCTTTGCATGAAGTCTTCAATTTTGttacttctttctctctgattCTTACTGCATCGTTTCATTCACTCTCATGTACCGTTGATCTATTACTGCTAAACGCATCTCAAAGCGGCGTTTGCGAGCTGCAGCTTTCGTGCAGTCATGTCAAGGCGAAACGATCGTGTACCCTCCTTTCCCCACCATCATTCTCATTACGCTGGATCCGCTGCCAATTGGATCCGCTcaccgtgttttttttttcactttgcaACTGTTTTACTACGCATGCAATCATCGATTCTAAGGGCCCCTCCATCATGCCACTGAAAGCCATTGAATATATCTCATGTTAgatctgctcctgctcctccgcTCACATCATTCGATCAaccacacaccatcatcatcttcatcacgcCCTCGCAGTGTAGTCTTCCCCCTTCACCCCCACCCGCTACAGAGCAACAGAGAATGGTTCCAAAGACATTTCATTCGGTTactgtgtttatgtttttgtgttaCAGTTCGttttttcactcttttctCGTTGCGAGAGTGCTGCTTATGCTGTGAAAAGAAGTGTGGAGGGAAGCTGAGGAAGCTAAATAAGCTCTAGTGCAGTGAcgcagccggcagcagcagtacagcaGCGCAAGCGTATGATAAGAGAACTAgcttgagttttttttgttgttgttttagttCACTGTTCACAGTTCCCACGAGCAGCGTGTGCACTGTTTGCTCCGTTCGGATTTTCCTCGGTCCCTAGTGTTTGTAGTGTTTTCAGTTAGCATGCAAGCgtaggttgctgctgctactgctgctgccgttgccacCGCTACTGCTGTTTATCAGTCTTGCTGTTGTACTCTGAATGATCTTTgactctgttctgttttgtgtccTATTTTCACCTACGCGACCCTCAGTGCCGATCGGTAAGGATCGAGACGGTAAATCGTCcacctcgtcgtcatcgggcGGTAACCGATATCCGAGCGGTAGCGCCGGTGAGTCAAACAATCCGGCCAAGCCCGAGTTTGATCTGGACGAGCTGCCCCGTcatcacgccacgccaaccgAGAGCGGAAGTAGCGGCAGCGgtacgaacaacaacaacaataaccatCACGACACCAACAACCCGTACGGTGCGGGCAGCGGCGTTTTGATAATGAATGCCAAGAACGATGACCGAACGGCTAGCTTCTTTGCACAGCCTGGCATCCTAGCAGGTAAGCTCGGTCACACATAAATGGTATTGGGGAAGGATAGACAGGGGGACGAGGGACGAAGGGTTAAAACGCCAGACACAAGCACTGGAAAACACTCCTTGTCCCCCGTCGGGGGGCACATAAAGGTAAATTAGATCATACATTTCGTATGAGCTGGCCAGCAGTGCatggatggtgctgctgctgcttctgctaatCGATACGTAGGATGTGTCATAGCAGGAGATGGGAGCGGTCGAATAAAACATCAATTTGCGCGTTCGGAGGTGGCTGCTGATGGACCGCCAAGGCCTTCTCTGACCTCCGAGACGCGAGTGTGTGCTAATGAAGCACTCTCTTGGTGCAAATTTTGAAACCTGTTCCAACATTAATGAaccgatcgaagcaaccattgTTGGCTCTAACGAAAAAGGTTCAGTGTGCACTGTTCGGAACTCGAAACTAATTTTATTGAATTCTGTTTCTGGGCCttggatcgatttttgaaaatgaaaccatgTAAAACCCATCTGTTCCGCAATGGCGTGATAGCATCCTGCTGCACTACCTTACTGTAACGTATTTTTattctcttttccctttcctttcagcTGTGATCGGAGGAGCTGTCGTCGGTTTGCTGTGCGCCAtcctggtggtgatgttcATCGTGTACCGGAtgagaaaaaaggacgaaggcTCGTACGCGCTCGATGAACCGAAGCGATCCCCGACGGCCAACACCTACGCCAAGAATGCGAACAACCGGGAGTTTTACGCCTGAGATTACTCGATAGACTCGAGTGACGGTGATTTCTAAagctccccctttcccccccaaaGTAAGGCTGGCAAAAGGGGAAGGGTGTGTCCTAGAGTAAACCTTCCCCCCAGGGGGTGGTTTGCAGACAGAAAACGCCTGAAAGCGCGAGGTAAAACCGAAATACAATAGAAAACTACTACTGCTgaggaacggaaagaaaggaaaacgaagaaaacacggaaggaaagggaagagtgTGTCGCGGGActagcagagagagaaagcaaatcGACGGGAGCACGTTATAGTAACACTCTTCTAGTGAcagatgctgatgatcgctGAATAGAGAATAAGAGTCCCCCTCCCTGGTATACACACATACGGCACACGGTTTGTGTGCGTATAAACACGCTGAAGTTGATGGCAGGGCACAGTAATACGTCATATGCTGCAGTCGTTACAGTCGCAGCGTTATATCCTGTAGGAAGGTAACATCGATTACAGCTGCTTGCGGTGTGGTTGATCCACACGAATGGTTCACGAAGAAATTCGTGTTCCgctgtgcgtgtgtatgtatgtgtatggAAATGTCAAGTGTGTGATTCagtgttttgttaattttttaaacatcTAGACATACAAACGCAGTACCGtaaacacagaaacagaagctACAGATTTCAAATTTGTTGAAGCAGAAGGGGCACGCTCTCGCTATGGATAGGGCGGGCGCACAGGACTATGAAGCGAAGCATCATTGGTGGCCAACACTGCTGTTTGACGGGCGtgtcgccccccggggggttgtgTAAGAACAGGAGAAGCGATGAGCTGTAGTGAATCTTTTCGTTTTTAGTTGAACTTTACAGGCTTCCTCGCGGGATTGCAAGGGAAATCATTTGTAGTTAAAATGCGATTTGCGATTGTTCTTCGattttggttccgtttcgtttcataTTGAACAATCAGGCTGAtgaatttgattaaaacaaacattgaaatgctgtagagagagagaggtagggGCCCCCAGCAAAACTCCATCATTGTTTCGTGAGAAGTCGAAGGGCAAATGAAGGAACCACAGGAATGGTTCATATCCGGAACGACTCTAAAGGTGTGAGAGGGAAGGAAGAACGGAGGAAGTGGCGGTAACACGAAATCAATAcggaatcatcatcagagCAACGGAGCAGGTTGCTAGTGCAGGCTAAACGTAGTTTTTAAGTGAAAGATAGATGTTACATATTTATAACTAATGCGATCGGAGGGCGCCACCTATCTCGGATCCCGTGCACTCGTACACGATCATGTCGCGACCGTGAGAAGATAGAtaatgaaggaaaaaggggaatcaATCTTTATGACCACAGCACCGTTTTGATGGATATCCAAACCCCCGCTcgcctcccctcccccgggggagcgaTGTGAGCGCCGTAGTGCCGCTCGCTCTGTCTTTGTGCACTAAGCTTCCCCATGCCATCCACCACACGTACTaatactgctgctactactacttgtCTGTGTGGTGGGggatgtatgtgtat
Proteins encoded in this region:
- the LOC126578406 gene encoding syndecan isoform X2 — translated: MTMMMSQQTLNIKAGGGGGVKRKSLAPRTTATVMLVALLLAIAIPWPTVTAAASAAANENDQKSNNQNTNLDSSSSFSAGQNDIYIDDDGLQGSGSRGEVHDDLEKEDDEASGSGFGDDDEDSTARRTSSSSSSSSSSSSSSGSNVNHILHSDNLPGSVPIGKDRDGKSSTSSSSGGNRYPSGSAGESNNPAKPEFDLDELPRHHATPTESGSSGSGTNNNNNNHHDTNNPYGAGSGVLIMNAKNDDRTASFFAQPGILAAVIGGAVVGLLCAILVVMFIVYRMRKKDEGSYALDEPKRSPTANTYAKNANNREFYA
- the LOC126578406 gene encoding syndecan isoform X1, producing MTMMMSQQTLNIKAGGGGGVKRKSLAPRTTATVMLVALLLAIAIPWPTVTAAASAAANENDQKSNNQNTNLDSSSSFSAGQNDIYIDDDGLQGSGSRGEVHDDLEKEDDEASGSGFGDDDEDSTARRTSSSSSSSSSSSSSSGSNVNHILHSDNLPGSGDHDDNDLYTDTNLSEVDPSTTDDEDMPIGKDRDGKSSTSSSSGGNRYPSGSAGESNNPAKPEFDLDELPRHHATPTESGSSGSGTNNNNNNHHDTNNPYGAGSGVLIMNAKNDDRTASFFAQPGILAAVIGGAVVGLLCAILVVMFIVYRMRKKDEGSYALDEPKRSPTANTYAKNANNREFYA